TTTTGAGcttttcatcctctttttttttccagggtttTGCTGCGGATTGTCATGACTCCGGGTGTTTTCCCCTGATTCGCCGGTTGCCGAAGCGGGAGATGGCGACGGAAGCCAAGTACAGCATTGTTCGAGAAGTGGGCCGAGGGAGCTACGGGGTGGTTTACGAGGCCGTCCTTAATAAGACCAGAAGCAAAGTGGCCGTGAAAAGGATGCACTGCAACGTGCCCGAGAACGTGGAGCTGGCTTTGCAGGAGTTCTGGGCCCTGCAAAGCATCCAGCGGCAGCACGAAAACGTGATCCAGCTGGAGGAGTGCGTCCTGCAGAACGGGCAGGCCTTCCAGCCCATCAGCCATCGCCTCAGGAAGTCCGACAGCCACCTGCTGCTGATCGAGACCTGCCTGAAGGGCCGGAGGTGCATGGATCCCAAGGCCGCCTGCTTCCTCTGGTTCGTCATGGAGTTCTGCGACGGCGGCAACATGAACGAGTACCTGCTGTCCCGCAGCCCCGACGCCCAGCTCAACAACAGCTTCATGCGGCAGCTCAGCAGCGCCGTGGCCTTCCTCCACAGGAACCAGATCGTGCACAGGGACCTGAAGGCCGACAACATTTTGATCTCCCACAAGCGTGGCAGCCCCATAGTGAAGGTAAGGGGATAAAAACTCTGCCCAGACCAGCTTGGCGTCCACACGCTCGCACGTTCCGTCTTTGGGAGTGGTCTCTTGGTAAGTTTTGTGACAAGCTCTGCTCGTAGCTCGTGATAAGGGCGTCGAGAACGTCTGCTGTCCGCTGTGGGCTGGGTTTTAGGAGCCTTGGAAGGAAGTGGAGCTCACGATGGCTTGTATCTCTCAAGGCCTTCGTCCCCCGCTCATCCTGCggagagctgcagctcaggGTTGTCGAGCTTCTGCGTGCTAGATAATCGGAGAGGTCAGCCAAAGACGAGGCGATATTTCCTCTTCCCTCGGACCTTAAGAACACACAGTCCTGTTACAACAGCTAACGCTTCCGGTATCACCGCCTCAAGCACACAGTTCTCAGCTTAAGGGGAGGTGGGGAATGCTTGGGCTTCGTGTGAGGTGGTGCCCGACTGAGGTAAAGGTGAGCCAGCTGCGTTTCTGGAAGCACCGGAATGAAATTCGGCCATGTTGCCCTGAGAAGCAGCTGCAAAGCTGGGAGCCAGCTTCCTCCTGAACCCGCAGTCCCAAGAGTTTCCGTGGCTGGCCGTAATTTCGTAGCTCGGTGCCTCGCAGATAATTCACGTCTTGGCCACTCAGATCAATAGGGATATTCGTGCTTGGACCCGGAGAGCCATCGAGGGACGCTTAAATCAATGCCCTCTTCATCACTGGACGATAACAGCAAGGCCAGAGCTTCGGTGCACCCCCCGTGGGGCAGTAAGAGCCACTCCTACCT
The Cygnus olor isolate bCygOlo1 chromosome 3, bCygOlo1.pri.v2, whole genome shotgun sequence genome window above contains:
- the LOC121068045 gene encoding serine/threonine-protein kinase PDIK1L-like — protein: MATEAKYSIVREVGRGSYGVVYEAVLNKTRSKVAVKRMHCNVPENVELALQEFWALQSIQRQHENVIQLEECVLQNGQAFQPISHRLRKSDSHLLLIETCLKGRRCMDPKAACFLWFVMEFCDGGNMNEYLLSRSPDAQLNNSFMRQLSSAVAFLHRNQIVHRDLKADNILISHKRGSPIVKVADFGLSKVCQGKGNVNQHRFSSACGSNFYMAPEVWEGHYTAKADIFALGIIFWAMVERITFRDGDTEKELLGTYICQGKELIPLGEALLENPNMKLQIPLKNKKSMPADLCELLHDMLAFNPKERLDAFQLEARIRQISYGKKRQRSLS